One Panicum virgatum strain AP13 chromosome 3N, P.virgatum_v5, whole genome shotgun sequence DNA segment encodes these proteins:
- the LOC120667309 gene encoding B3 domain-containing protein Os03g0619800-like translates to MGSTCECSLRCPDHHYKNCMGNEELQLHDVTDEDFRDCIGNKKTRFHVVADEDFRSCMRIPPDVGSHFRKISSETIKINAPNGCLYDIGVSREMGEIVLRSGWDVFSAAHNLEENDSLVFKFCGNSTFKVQIYSSHGGSQKITSCVSPPSEILEAVLPSTCDHHASKGNEVPYPRHDQETAEFDYLTSGGSCLTKAQDEKVLEMAHTYRSQVPLCVAVMKRTNVDVKGCYISIPSILLKNVTEEAFKATVKLEAPDSKIYSVSAAQQSDDEIALQSGWDAFVVAHRVQEGDLIIFRYKGSSRLEVFILDQNGCQKSSSCFGKGYVSNAQEICDDSVKIIDPPHTTVDIIDLSSSSSDNDDNVAAYTEKSARLQKRYFDRCAKTRRMDSTSSQSCTLGHDHEDLQAYMVDGVNRSRSPLNSNYYVVPSLPLYIISRKTTLSAAQEKMVLEKVQAIGSKFPIFVSVMNRTSTGGKNFLMRFATEYARRCLPLATQDLTLQLEGCPGKQWDTVLHVQGGHVKISGGWAEFVTDNCLWPGDICMFELVKITRRLKMIVHLIRKWGVSSRSRDDADVAGPQQGVRDRRRSSRITGNGCASDVMCARPLCVRGGMGDKSRREGEEELM, encoded by the exons CGCATACCACCGGATGTTGGAAGTCATTTTAGGAAAATCTCGTCTGAGACCATCAAGATAAATGCTCCAAATGGTTGCCTATATGATATCGGGGTTTCCAGGGAGATGGGTGAGATAGTACTACGTTCTGGTTGGGATGTTTTTTCCGCTGCACATAACTTGGAAGAGAATGACTCTCTTGTGTTCAAGTTCTGTGGGAACTCGACCTTTAAAGTCCAGATATACAGTTCACATGGTGGTTCCCAGAAGATCACTTCATGTGTTAGTCCACCTTCTGAGATCCTTGAAGCTGTTCTTCCCAGCACTTGTGATCATCACGCTTCAAAGG GAAATGAGGTACCTTATCCCAGACACGATCAGGAGACAGCTGAGTTTGACTATTTAACATCAGGAGGCTCCTGTTTAACCAAGGCACAAGATGAGAAAGTATTGGAAATGGCTCACACATACAGGTCTCAAGTTCCTCTGTGTGTGGCGGTCATGAAGAGAACCAATGTTGATGTAAAGGGTTGCTATATT AGTATTCCATCTATACTCTTGAAAAATGTTACAGAGGAGGCGTTTAAAGCTACTGTTAAACTAGAAGCACCTGATTCCAAAATATACAGTGTTTCAGCTGCCCAACAAAGTGATGATGAAATAGCTCTCCAGTCTGGATGGGATGCTTTTGTGGTTGCTCATAGGGTGCAAGAGGGTGACCTCATCATTTTCAGATACAAAGGGAGCTCTCGCCTTGAAGTTTTCATCCTTGACCAAAATGGTTGTCAGAAAAGCTCTTCATGTTTTGGCAAGGGATATGTTTCCAATGCCCAAGAAATATGTGATGATTCAGTCAAAATTATTGATCCACCCCATACAACGGTTGATATCATCGACCTGAGTAGCAGCAGTTCTGATAATGATGACAATGTGGCAGCATACACTGAGAAGTCAGCTAGGCTCCAGAAGCGGTACTTTGACCGTTGTGCAAAAACTAGGAGGATGGATTCAACTTCCAGCCAATCTTGTACATTAGGCCATG ATCATGAAGATCTTCAAGCATATATGGTGGATGGGGTCAATCGGAGTCGGAGCCCTCTCAATTCCAACTATTATGTGGTTCCATCCCTGCCTCTCTACATTATATCAAGAAAGACAACTCTATCTGCAGCACAGGAGAAGATGGTTCTAGAGAAAGTCCAAGCAATTGGATCTAAATTTCCTATTTTTGTGTCAGTGATGAACAGAACCAGTACTGGTGGGAAAAATTTCTTAATG AGATTTGCCACGGAATATGCTAGAAGATGTCTTCCATTGGCAACCCAAGATCTTACTCTTCAGCTGGAGGGTTGCCCGGGCAAGCAGTGGGACACCGTGCTGCATGTTCAGGGTGGTCACGTGAAGATATCCGGTGGCTGGGCTGAATTTGTCACCGACAACTGCCTCTGGCCAGGGGACATATGTATGTTCGAGCTGGTGAAGATCACAAGGAGGCTCAAGATGATTGTGCATCTCATTCGCAAGTGGGGTGTTAGCAGCCGAAGCCGCGACGATGCTGATGTTGCTGGGCCTCAACAGGGAGTACGTGATCGCCGGCGCAGCTCCAGGATTACCGGCAATGGGTGCGCAAGTGATGTCATGTGTGCGCGTCCCCTCTGCGTGCGAGGGGGAATGGGGGATAAATCCCggcgggagggagaggaagagctcATGTAA